The Alphaproteobacteria bacterium genome contains a region encoding:
- a CDS encoding ABC transporter substrate-binding protein — protein sequence MRSGLRAFIAIAILVAALGSARAEVSEVRLSKQYGLPYLPFMVMENFQFLEKQAEKQGLTLKVSWTTLSNSTAMMEAILSGQMDFITPGVPTLATMWDKTVGTPNEIRALSAVQSMPYVLVTREPRIKTLRDFTDKDRIALPAVKLTGHAIALQMAVAKEWGREQYDKLDSITVSLSHPDAAAALLAGKGEINAHFASSPFYYIEEATPGVHRVLHSYDAAGGRHTNGVLMATKKFYDANPKVCAAVVAALEESNAWIKANPRKAAEIYLAMTREKRSTLDEMEKMVTDPDVDYTTTPINVMKFVEFMNLAGTVKKKPGSWKDLFFPIAYEKPGS from the coding sequence ATGCGGAGCGGCCTTCGCGCCTTCATCGCCATCGCGATACTCGTGGCAGCGCTTGGATCAGCGCGGGCCGAGGTTTCCGAGGTTCGTCTCTCCAAGCAATACGGCCTGCCGTATCTGCCCTTCATGGTGATGGAGAACTTCCAGTTCCTCGAAAAGCAGGCGGAGAAACAGGGCCTGACGCTGAAAGTGTCGTGGACCACGCTGTCGAATTCCACCGCCATGATGGAAGCGATCCTGTCGGGGCAGATGGATTTCATCACCCCCGGCGTGCCAACGCTGGCAACCATGTGGGACAAGACGGTCGGCACGCCGAACGAGATCCGCGCGCTCTCGGCCGTGCAGTCGATGCCCTATGTGCTGGTTACGCGCGAGCCGCGCATCAAGACGCTGCGCGATTTCACCGATAAGGACCGCATCGCGCTGCCCGCCGTGAAGCTGACCGGACATGCGATCGCACTGCAGATGGCGGTCGCCAAGGAATGGGGCCGCGAGCAGTACGACAAGCTCGATTCGATCACCGTCTCGCTCTCGCATCCGGACGCGGCCGCCGCGCTGCTCGCCGGCAAGGGCGAGATCAACGCGCATTTCGCAAGCTCGCCGTTCTACTACATCGAGGAGGCGACGCCCGGCGTCCACCGCGTGCTGCACTCCTATGACGCGGCGGGCGGGCGCCACACCAATGGCGTGCTGATGGCCACGAAGAAGTTCTACGACGCCAATCCGAAGGTCTGCGCCGCCGTGGTTGCGGCGCTGGAAGAATCGAACGCCTGGATCAAGGCCAACCCGCGCAAGGCCGCCGAAATCTACCTCGCGATGACCAGGGAGAAGCGCTCCACGCTCGACGAGATGGAGAAGATGGTCACCGACCCGGACGTGGATTACACCACGACGCCGATCAACGTGATGAAGTTCGTCGAGTTCATGAATCTGGCCGGCACGGTGAAGAAGAAGCCGGGGTCGTGGAAGGACCTGTTCTTCCCGATCGCGTACGAGAAGCCGGGAAGTTGA
- a CDS encoding sulfite exporter TauE/SafE family protein, translating into MEFIFVLIIGLAAGAISGILGTGSSIMLVPVLVWQFGPKEAVPIMAVAAIIGNFSRILAWWREVDWRATAAYSVTAVPSAALGAKTLLVLPSRAVDIAIALFLLAVIPGRRWLAARSVKLTLWHLAAIGAVLGFVTGIVVTTGPITVPVFLMYGLVKGAFLATEAASSLTMYVAKVLTFRTLGAMPWETFVRGLIAGGALMAGTFLSKRLVMKLDAEQFRYMLDGLMLVSALAMLYNAFFA; encoded by the coding sequence TTGGAATTCATCTTCGTCCTCATCATCGGCCTCGCCGCAGGCGCGATCAGCGGCATTCTCGGCACCGGCTCGTCGATCATGCTGGTGCCGGTGCTGGTCTGGCAGTTCGGGCCGAAGGAGGCCGTGCCGATCATGGCGGTCGCCGCCATCATCGGGAATTTCTCGCGCATCCTCGCCTGGTGGCGCGAGGTCGACTGGCGCGCGACCGCAGCCTACTCGGTGACGGCCGTGCCGAGCGCGGCGCTCGGCGCGAAAACGCTGCTTGTTCTTCCCTCGCGCGCGGTCGATATCGCGATCGCTCTTTTTCTGCTCGCCGTGATCCCGGGCCGGCGCTGGCTTGCCGCGCGCAGTGTCAAGCTCACACTCTGGCATCTCGCGGCGATCGGCGCGGTGCTCGGCTTCGTCACCGGGATTGTGGTGACGACCGGCCCGATCACGGTGCCGGTGTTCCTGATGTACGGCCTGGTGAAGGGCGCCTTCCTCGCAACCGAGGCCGCAAGTTCGCTCACCATGTATGTCGCGAAGGTACTCACGTTTCGCACACTCGGCGCGATGCCATGGGAAACGTTCGTGCGAGGCCTGATCGCCGGCGGCGCACTGATGGCGGGTACATTCCTGTCCAAACGCCTGGTGATGAAACTCGACGCCGAGCAGTTTCGTTACATGCTGGATGGATTGATGTTAGTCTCGGCGCTCGCGATGCTCTACAACGCGTTCTTCGCATGA
- a CDS encoding MBL fold metallo-hydrolase, protein MNAPAQQPTITVGGFSIDILVQGFPGKTVCHGGLGWSTVALVRGQGRVVLIDAGNFGMRRVIAERLTAHGLSPSDVTDVILTHAHYDHSINWPMFSASRVLIGKQELEWAVKQPLGHHTIPEFYVRELAVSQQLHNVEIAEEVLPGLTAYAGPGHTPGHLVYVLNGGERDVIFSGDAAKNRAEMLSLTADMTMNAGDSRRTMERIWDLWRKKPGSILVPGHDVPMRLENDEPVYIAKRTAGINAWFGRQLEETTLIELKV, encoded by the coding sequence ATGAACGCGCCCGCACAGCAGCCCACGATCACGGTCGGCGGGTTTTCAATCGATATCCTGGTGCAAGGATTCCCCGGTAAGACCGTCTGTCACGGCGGGCTCGGCTGGAGCACGGTTGCGCTGGTGCGCGGACAGGGGCGCGTGGTGCTCATCGACGCAGGCAACTTCGGCATGCGCCGCGTGATCGCCGAGCGATTGACGGCACACGGTCTCTCGCCTTCGGATGTGACCGACGTGATCCTGACGCACGCGCACTACGATCACTCGATCAACTGGCCGATGTTTTCCGCCTCGCGCGTGCTGATCGGCAAGCAGGAGCTCGAATGGGCCGTGAAGCAGCCGCTCGGCCACCACACCATCCCGGAATTCTATGTGCGCGAGCTGGCCGTCTCGCAGCAACTGCACAATGTGGAGATCGCGGAGGAAGTCTTGCCCGGGCTCACCGCCTATGCGGGCCCGGGGCATACGCCGGGTCATCTCGTCTATGTGCTCAACGGCGGCGAGCGCGATGTGATCTTCTCGGGCGACGCCGCGAAGAACCGCGCCGAGATGCTGTCGCTGACCGCCGACATGACCATGAACGCGGGCGACAGCCGCCGCACCATGGAGCGTATCTGGGACCTGTGGCGCAAGAAGCCCGGCTCGATCCTGGTGCCTGGTCACGACGTGCCGATGCGGCTCGAAAACGACGAGCCGGTCTACATCGCCAAGCGCACAGCCGGCATCAATGCGTGGTTTGGGCGCCAACTCGAAGAGACGACGCTGATCGAGCTGAAGGTGTAA
- a CDS encoding benzoate-CoA ligase family protein produces MSAQAYNAAVDMVDRHVAEGRGAKVAFSDPARRITYGDLKESVARVGPMLARLGLQREDRLAMIMLDTVDFPVLFWGAIRAGIIPIPLNTLLPVEQFHYILADSRAKALFVSAPFLKTAETAAAGVSTLQKLIVVGDAAAQRPDFSALLNAEKPATPADTCADEVAFWLYSSGSTGMPKGVRHVHSSPTATAKYYAQPVLGITEDDVCFSAGKLYHAYGLGNGMSFPMSVGATTVLLPDRPAPAAIFEVLRREQPTLFFGAPTLYAMILADAACTPENGSKRLRYCVSAAEALPEHVGTEWKKRFGVDILDGLGSTEMLHIFVSNQAGKLRYGTSGIAVPGYDLRIVDDKGTEVADGELGELLVRGPSAAEGYWNQREKTRRTFAGEWTHTGDIYVRDPDGMYRYCGRNDDMFKVSGLWVSPFDVESALISYPSVLEAAVVAKEDSDGLLRPKAYVTLKDGAKGDEPLRETLKEHVKQQIGMWKYPRWIDFVESLPKTATGKIQRFKLRD; encoded by the coding sequence ATGAGTGCGCAGGCCTACAATGCCGCGGTCGACATGGTCGATCGCCACGTCGCAGAGGGTCGCGGGGCCAAGGTCGCATTCAGCGATCCGGCGCGGCGCATCACCTATGGCGACCTGAAAGAGAGCGTGGCGCGCGTCGGGCCGATGCTCGCGAGGCTCGGTCTGCAGCGCGAAGACCGCCTCGCGATGATCATGCTCGACACGGTCGATTTCCCGGTGCTGTTCTGGGGCGCGATCCGCGCCGGCATCATTCCGATCCCGCTCAACACGCTGCTGCCGGTCGAGCAGTTCCACTACATCCTGGCTGACTCGCGCGCCAAGGCGCTGTTCGTTTCGGCGCCCTTTCTAAAGACTGCCGAGACCGCGGCGGCAGGGGTTTCAACGCTGCAAAAATTGATCGTGGTCGGTGACGCGGCCGCGCAGCGTCCGGATTTTTCCGCTCTGCTGAATGCCGAAAAGCCCGCGACACCAGCTGACACCTGCGCCGATGAGGTCGCCTTCTGGCTCTATTCATCGGGCTCGACCGGCATGCCGAAAGGCGTGCGCCATGTGCATTCGAGTCCGACGGCGACGGCGAAATACTACGCGCAGCCCGTGCTCGGCATCACCGAGGACGACGTGTGCTTCTCTGCGGGCAAGCTTTATCACGCGTACGGCCTGGGCAACGGCATGAGTTTCCCGATGTCGGTCGGCGCAACGACCGTCCTGTTGCCGGACCGCCCGGCGCCGGCCGCGATCTTCGAGGTTCTGCGGCGTGAACAGCCGACGCTATTCTTCGGGGCACCGACGCTCTATGCCATGATACTCGCCGATGCGGCCTGCACGCCGGAGAACGGATCGAAGCGGCTGCGCTACTGTGTCTCCGCCGCCGAGGCGTTGCCCGAGCACGTCGGGACCGAATGGAAGAAGCGCTTCGGCGTGGACATTCTCGACGGCCTTGGGTCGACCGAGATGCTGCACATCTTCGTTTCCAATCAGGCCGGCAAGCTGCGTTACGGAACGTCGGGCATTGCGGTCCCCGGCTATGACCTGCGCATCGTCGATGACAAGGGAACGGAGGTCGCCGACGGCGAATTAGGTGAACTGCTGGTGCGTGGGCCGAGCGCTGCGGAAGGCTACTGGAACCAGCGCGAGAAGACGCGGCGAACGTTTGCGGGCGAGTGGACGCATACCGGCGACATCTATGTGCGCGACCCCGATGGGATGTACCGTTACTGCGGCCGCAACGACGACATGTTCAAGGTCTCGGGCCTCTGGGTCTCGCCGTTCGATGTGGAGTCGGCGCTGATCTCCTACCCGTCCGTGCTCGAGGCCGCGGTGGTGGCCAAGGAGGACAGCGATGGGCTGCTGCGCCCGAAGGCGTATGTGACCTTGAAAGATGGCGCGAAAGGCGATGAGCCCTTGCGCGAAACGTTGAAGGAGCACGTGAAGCAGCAGATCGGGATGTGGAAGTATCCACGCTGGATCGACTTCGTGGAGAGCCTGCCCAAGACTGCGACGGGGAAGATTCAGAGGTTCAAGCTGAGGGATTAG
- a CDS encoding xanthine dehydrogenase family protein molybdopterin-binding subunit, with product MQDRSNTFDLNKYGVGQPVRRTEDPVLVQGHGRYTDDLTMAGEAYAVFVRSRNGHGIIKSIDTAAAKTMPGVLAIYTGADLSAYGTMKCAVPFKNRDGSEMKKPKRVSLMTDKVRFVGDPIAVVVAETLAQAKDAAEAVAVDIDPLPAVTQASEAAKPGAPQLYDDVPGNVALDYLYGDPDKVAEAFSKAAHVTKLSLVNSRVVVSAMEPRAAIASFEEASGRYTMNIGCQGAFGMKGQLVDILGVTPDKVHVLVGNVGGSFGMKAAVYPEYVPILHAAKELGRPVKWTADRFESFVSDHHGRDHEFVGELALDAKGKILAARFTGYGNTGAYLGPVSPLMSTLNIVKNAVSVYRIPLIEVSTKVVFTNTVLVSAYRGAGRPEGNYYMERLIDRAAEEMKIDRFSLRKRNQIRPSEIPYSASSGMKYDSGDFPAVFDRAVEVADAKGFKQRKRESKKRGKLRGLGIGSYLEVTAPPNKEMGGIRFEPNGDVTIITGTLDYGQGHATPFAQVLSQKLGVPFERIRLHQGDSDELLAGGGTGGSRSMYASGTAILEGADEVIKNGKQIAGFVLEASAGDIEFGDGRFTIAGTDRSIGIMELAEKLRAGLKLPEGAPNSLSVKHVANEPIPSVFPNGCHVAEVEVDPETGVIEVVKYNSVNDFGTIINPLLVEGQVHGGVVQGIGQAIMEKTAYDADGQLLTGSYMDYAMPRAGDMPEIGFESHPVPAKLNPLGVKGCGEAGCAGALTSVMNAIVDALSDYGVSNIEMPATPERVWKALQEAKAQHTM from the coding sequence ATGCAAGACCGGTCAAACACCTTCGACTTGAACAAATACGGCGTCGGCCAGCCGGTCCGGCGCACCGAGGACCCGGTCCTGGTCCAGGGGCACGGCCGGTACACCGATGATCTCACCATGGCGGGCGAGGCCTATGCGGTCTTCGTGCGCAGCCGCAACGGCCATGGGATCATCAAGAGCATCGATACGGCCGCCGCGAAAACCATGCCGGGCGTGCTGGCGATCTACACCGGGGCGGACCTTTCGGCCTACGGCACGATGAAGTGCGCGGTGCCGTTCAAGAACCGCGACGGCTCAGAGATGAAGAAGCCAAAGCGCGTTTCGCTCATGACGGACAAAGTCCGCTTCGTGGGCGATCCGATCGCGGTCGTGGTCGCCGAAACCCTCGCGCAGGCGAAGGACGCAGCCGAGGCGGTCGCGGTGGACATCGATCCGCTCCCCGCGGTCACGCAGGCGAGCGAGGCCGCAAAGCCGGGCGCGCCGCAGCTTTATGACGATGTGCCGGGCAATGTCGCGCTCGACTATCTCTATGGCGATCCCGACAAAGTTGCCGAGGCCTTTTCCAAGGCCGCGCATGTCACCAAGCTCAGCCTCGTCAACAGCCGGGTTGTCGTGAGCGCGATGGAGCCGCGCGCGGCGATTGCCTCGTTCGAGGAGGCAAGCGGCCGCTACACGATGAATATCGGCTGCCAGGGCGCCTTCGGCATGAAGGGCCAGCTCGTCGATATTCTCGGCGTCACGCCCGACAAGGTGCACGTGCTGGTCGGAAACGTCGGCGGCTCATTCGGCATGAAGGCCGCGGTCTATCCCGAATACGTGCCGATCCTGCATGCCGCCAAGGAACTGGGCCGCCCAGTGAAGTGGACCGCGGACCGCTTCGAGAGCTTCGTGTCGGACCATCACGGGCGCGACCATGAATTTGTGGGCGAACTGGCGCTCGACGCGAAGGGCAAAATCCTCGCGGCGCGCTTTACCGGCTACGGCAACACCGGGGCCTATCTCGGACCCGTGTCGCCGCTGATGTCGACGCTCAACATCGTGAAGAACGCGGTCAGTGTCTATCGCATCCCGCTGATCGAAGTTTCGACCAAGGTGGTGTTCACCAACACGGTGCTGGTGTCGGCCTATCGCGGCGCGGGCCGCCCCGAAGGCAACTATTACATGGAGCGGCTGATCGATCGTGCGGCCGAAGAGATGAAGATCGACCGCTTCTCGCTGCGCAAGCGCAATCAGATCCGGCCGAGCGAAATCCCTTATTCGGCATCATCCGGAATGAAGTACGACAGCGGCGATTTTCCCGCGGTGTTCGACCGCGCGGTCGAGGTCGCCGACGCGAAAGGCTTCAAGCAGCGCAAGCGCGAGTCGAAGAAGCGCGGCAAGCTGCGCGGGCTCGGCATCGGCAGCTATCTGGAGGTCACTGCGCCGCCGAACAAGGAAATGGGCGGCATCCGCTTCGAGCCGAACGGAGACGTGACGATCATCACCGGCACGCTCGATTATGGGCAGGGCCACGCCACGCCGTTCGCGCAAGTGCTGAGCCAGAAGCTCGGCGTCCCGTTCGAGCGCATCAGGCTCCATCAGGGCGACAGCGACGAGTTGCTCGCCGGTGGCGGCACCGGCGGCTCGCGCTCGATGTATGCGAGCGGCACCGCGATCCTCGAAGGCGCGGATGAGGTCATCAAGAACGGCAAGCAGATCGCCGGCTTCGTGCTCGAGGCCTCTGCGGGCGATATCGAATTCGGCGATGGGCGCTTCACCATCGCGGGCACGGACCGTTCGATCGGCATCATGGAGCTCGCCGAAAAGCTGCGCGCGGGGCTGAAGCTGCCCGAAGGCGCGCCGAACTCGCTTTCCGTCAAGCACGTCGCGAACGAGCCGATCCCGTCGGTGTTTCCCAACGGCTGTCACGTCGCCGAGGTCGAGGTGGATCCCGAGACCGGCGTGATCGAGGTCGTGAAGTACAATTCGGTCAACGACTTCGGCACCATCATCAATCCGCTGCTGGTGGAGGGCCAGGTGCACGGCGGCGTGGTGCAGGGCATCGGCCAGGCCATCATGGAGAAGACCGCCTACGACGCGGACGGGCAGCTCTTGACCGGCTCCTACATGGACTACGCGATGCCGCGCGCGGGCGACATGCCGGAGATCGGCTTTGAGAGCCACCCGGTGCCGGCCAAGCTCAATCCGCTTGGCGTGAAGGGTTGCGGCGAAGCCGGCTGTGCGGGCGCCCTCACCTCCGTGATGAACGCCATCGTCGATGCGCTGTCCGACTATGGCGTCAGCAACATCGAGATGCCGGCGACGCCCGAGCGCGTGTGGAAGGCGCTCCAGGAGGCGAAGGCGCAGCACACGATGTGA
- a CDS encoding YdcF family protein, whose amino-acid sequence MPPAGCRPSAAEIARINAEHLIATPLEPADLLFVFGTREGVTERVNVASRLWHDGYCSWLLVSGGLTLGLSISECEVMAGALIESGVPGERIIREDRATNTGENVTFSLPLIDARLGLKNIRSVICLGNMWTARRYPMTLHRYWPDVEKMLVTVNHYRTPAEFWHTDPALSARVLAEWDKIEPYKAKGFIVDWP is encoded by the coding sequence GTGCCGCCGGCCGGATGCCGGCCGAGCGCTGCCGAGATCGCCCGCATCAATGCCGAGCATCTAATCGCAACTCCGCTGGAGCCTGCCGATCTCCTGTTCGTTTTTGGCACGCGCGAAGGCGTGACGGAGCGGGTGAATGTCGCGTCGCGGCTGTGGCATGACGGATACTGCTCCTGGCTCCTGGTCAGCGGCGGCCTGACGCTCGGCTTGAGCATCAGCGAATGCGAAGTCATGGCGGGTGCCCTGATCGAGAGCGGTGTTCCGGGGGAGCGAATTATCCGGGAGGACCGCGCCACCAACACGGGCGAAAACGTAACATTCTCACTTCCACTGATTGACGCACGCTTGGGATTGAAAAATATCCGCAGCGTGATTTGCCTCGGCAACATGTGGACCGCGCGGCGCTATCCAATGACGTTGCACCGATATTGGCCGGATGTGGAAAAGATGCTTGTCACGGTGAACCACTACAGGACGCCGGCAGAATTCTGGCACACCGATCCGGCGCTGAGTGCGCGCGTACTCGCCGAATGGGACAAGATCGAGCCCTACAAGGCGAAGGGTTTCATCGTCGACTGGCCGTGA